In Halosimplex halophilum, the genomic stretch CACACTAAAACGACCAGAAACACCCGCTCAACTCGCACGAGCACCGTCCGCTCCTGCCGACCGCGGTACCCTCAAGACCCCCGGCGCCCGAGAGGCGGGTATGCACGGCGACGCGGTCCGGATGCTCACGTACAACGTCCGCCGCGACGTGGCGGACGACGGGCAGTTCGACTGGGCGGGCCGGCGCGACGCCGTCGCGGGGACGATCCGCTTCCACCGCCCCGACGCCGTCGGGCTCCAGGAACCGCTCGCGCGCCAGTATTCGGACCTCCGGGAGGCGCTGTCCGGCTTCGAGTGGGTCGGCGACTCCCGGGAGGCCGGCGAGGGCGAGGGGGAGTTCTGCCCCGTCGGCTACCGCCCCGAGCGCTTCGAACGGGTCGACGCGGGCACGTTCTGGCTCTCGCCGACGCCCGACGACCCCGGCAGCGTCGGCTGGGACGCCGCCTACCCGCGGATCGCGACGTGGGCCCGCCTGCGCGACCGCGACCGCGGCGGCACGCTGCTGTACTGCAACACCCACCTCGACCACGAGGGCGAGCGCGCCCGCGCGGAGGGCGCGCGGGTGCTCCGCGAGCGCGTCGGCGAGTTGCGCGAGGGCGACGAACCGGTCGTCGTCGGGGGCGACTTCAACTGCGTGGCCGGCGACGACCCGTACCGGGCGCTCGTCGGCGGCGAGAGCCGCGAGGACGGGAAGAGCGAGCCGGCGCTGGTCGACGCCCGCGAGGCGAGCCCGCACCCGCCCCACGGGCCCGACACCACCCGAACCGACTTCGAGACGCTGCTGCCCGACCGGGCGATCGACCACGTCTTCGTCGCCGGCGCGGCGGTCGACGGGTACGGCGTCGCCGCCGACGTGGTCGGTGACGGCTGGTTCCCCTCGGACCACCTGCCCGTCGTCGTCGATCTGTCTCCCTGGGTCTGAGCGGGTCGGCGGGACCGGTTGCCGGTCGGTCAGGCGTCCGGGGCCGCCGTCTCGGCCTCGAACCGGTCGAAGAAGTCCTGCATGAACGCCCAGCGGGACTCGCCGCGGCGGCGGCCGGGTGGCGTGTACAGCGCGTCCAGTCGCTCGCGCGCCCACTCCCGGAGGAGCGTCAGGTCCGGCACGCCCGCGTCCGCGCCGTCGACCGACCCGGTGTCGATCGCGGCGTACTTCTCGCCCGCTCGCCCCGAGCGCTCGCCGACGATGCAGGCGAGGCGGACGAGTCCGACCGCCCCGGCGGCGTCCAGCTTGTCCGCGTCGAACAACAGCTTCGCCGCCGGGGTCTCCGGGTCCGGAGAACTCGGTCGGATGCTGTGACTCCGGAGGCAGTGGACCACCGCGTCGATCCGCTCGGCGGTCACCCCCTCGGAGGCCAGGAGGGGCGCGGCCTCGGCGGCCGCCCACTCGCCGTGGTCGTCGATCTCCCCCACCCGCTCCAGCGGTCGGCCGATGTCGTGCAGCCAGGCCGCCGCGGCGAGGACGCCGCGGTCGGGCGACCGGTCCCACTCGCCGGCGAGTCGCAGCGACAGGTCGCGGACGCGTCTGGCGTGGCAGCCGTCGTGGGCCGGGAGGGCGTCGTCGTAGTACGGCACCGCCAGCCCGCGGGCGAGGGCGTCGAGTTCCGGGGACATTACCGAGCGGTCGACGGGCCGACAGAATAGTCATTCCGGAAGCGAGCGGGGCCACCGTCGGAGCGCCCGGCGCGCTTTTGCCGCTCGGCTCCCTACTATCGGGGATATGCTACTGGTACGCGGCCACGCGGGCGGGACGGCGCTGACGGGGACGCTCTACGAGCGCGGCGAGCGGCCGCCGACCTTCGAGGGCGCGCCCGACGAGGGCGCCCCCTACGTCTGGATCTGCGACGAGTTCTACGAGGTGGAGTCCGGCGGGCAGGTCCAGCGGATCGACGGCAAAGAGCGCCGCGTCGCCTTCGAGGCGCCGACGACCCGCGGGTTCGAGACGCGCGACGCCGCGCTGGCGGCGGCGAAAGAGCACGTCCGCACGCAGTTCGCCCGGCTCGGGCTCCGCGGCGAGGACGTGGAGATCGAGGTCGTCGAGAACCCCGACAGGGAGCAACCGGACCCGTAGCGGTCGGCAACCCGGAGGGCGTCCGTCGCGCTACTGGACGTCCGAGGAGGACGCGCGGTTGAGCAGGTAGACGGCGATCCCGCCCAGGACGATGTCGAGCGCGAGCAGGACGACCACCGCGGGGACGAGCGTGTCCCAGATCCCGCCGAAGCGGGTGACCTCGATGACGGTCATCACGTCCCGGTCGAGCATCAGCGCGCGGGCGGCGTCGACGCCGTAGGTGATCGGGTTGAAGGTGGCGACGGTCTGGATCCAGCCGGGCATCGCCGACAGCGGCAGGAACGCCGTCGAGACGAACAGGAGGGGGAACTGCAGGAGGTTCGCGCCGATGATCGTCGACTCCTGGTCTTTCGTGACGACGGCGAAGATGTTCGACAGCGCGATGAACCACAGCGAGAAGAGGATCCCGATCAGGACGATCCCGACGGCGCCGACGAACCCGGTGGCGACGCTGGCGCCGAGGACGGTCCCGAGCGCGAGGATGATGGCGATCTGGACGACGATGCGGAGGATCTCGGCGGCGGTCTTGCCGAGGAACATCGCCGAGCGGCTCATCGGCATCACGAGCGTCTTCTCGAAGAGTCCCTCCTCCATGTCGTTGACGAGGCCGATGCCCGACCCGGCGGCGGCCGCCAGCGACACCTGCATCGCGATGGCCGGCAGCAGGAACGTCTCGTAGGTGATCCCGCCGGCCGAGCCGCCGCTGAGCGCGCCCGTGGCGACCTGGCCGAACACCTGGGTAAACAGGACGAGGAAGATGATCGGCTGGACGAGCGACCCGACGACGACGAACGGGTTGCGGACCGCCTTCAGGTTCCAGCGGACGAAGTTCACCCAGAAGTCGCCCAGGAAGGAGTTGCCCGACAGGCGTTCGCCCGCCGGACGGGCGGTCCCGCCGTCGGTGCGAACCTCGGCCGCGTCGTCGGCGCGGCCGCCGTCGGCTCGCACGCTGTCGTTCCCGGCCGTGTCGTCGCTCATTCGGCGGTCACCTCCGGGCCGGTCACGTCCGCCGAGTCGGCCGACCGGTCCTCCGAGTCGAGCTCCTCGCCGGTGATCGCGAGGAACACGTCGTCCAGCGTCGGCGCGCGGATGTTGAAGCCGGTCACCGTGATCCCGGCGTCCCGGAGCGCGACCAGCAGGTCGGTCCCGTGTTCGCGGGCCCGCTCCGCGGTGACGCTGATGCCGTCGTCGGTCACCGCCACGTCCGCGTCGGCGTCGAACACGTCGCCGGTGCGGGCGATCTCGGCGGCGCGCTCGCGGGCGTCGGCGGCGCTCCCGTCCCCGGTCGCGTCGACCGCCTCGCCCTCGACCTCCACGTCGAGGATCTCCCCGCCGACGCGCCGTTTCAGTTCCATGGGCGACCCGGTGGCGACGATCTCCCCGTCGAGGATGACCGAGAGGCGGTCGCAGAGGTGGTCGGCCTCCTCCAGGTACTGCGTGGTCAGGAAGAGGGTCGTCCCGCGCTCGTTGATGCGCTCGAAGTACTCCCAGAGGCGGTTCCGGGCTTTCGGGTCCAGCCCCGTCGTCGGCTCGTCGAGGAACACCAGCGGCGGGCTGTGGACCAGCGCCGTCGCGGCGTCCAGTCGCTTCTTCATCCCGCCGGAGAACTCGCCGGCCCGCTTGTCGCCCACGTCGGCCAGGTCGACCAGGTCGAGCAGTTCGTCGATGCGGTCGGCCCGCTCGCTCTTGGGCACGCCGTAGGCCCGCGCGGCGAAACGGATGTTCTCGCGGGCCGTGAGCTCCTCGTCGACGCTGGTCTCCTGGGCCATGTAGCCGATGGTCTCGCGGACCCGGCGGGCCTCGCTCCGCACGTCGTAGCCGTTGACGGTGATAGAGCCGCCGGTCGGCGAGAGGAGGGTCGCGAAGGTCTTGATCGTCGTCGTCTTCCCGGCGCCGTTGGGGCCGAGGAAGCCGAAGAACTCGCCTTTCGGGACCGTCAGATCGATCCCCTTGACCGCCTCGGTCCCGTCGGCGTAGGTCACCTCCACGCCGCTCGCTTCGATGGCGTTCCCACCGCCGCCGTTCCCGGCGGTCCCACCGTCCGGTCGTGGCTTCCGTTCTCTCACGGGCGTCCGTAACGGCCACGCCCCCGTAGCCCTGGCCCTAATCCATTCGGGGTTTTATATTGGTGTCGGCGCGACGGAACTGCGCGACGAGGTGGCCCTGGGCGCGGCGCAGCCGCTCGGAGCAGGAGGCGGGGGCGACGCCGAGTTCGTCGGCCACGTCGGCGGTCGAGGCCGTCCGCGGCACGTCGAAGTACCCCATCTCGTGGGCGGTCACCAGCGCCTCGCGCTGGGGTTCGGTCATCCCCGGCGGCCGCGCCGAATCGCCGTCGACCGCGCCGAAGGGGCCCGGTTCCTCGGCCTCCTCGCCGTCGACCGCGACGAGGCGGTCGAGGCGGAAGGTGTGGTCGTTGGCGCGGCAGAACTCGCGGAAGGCGTCGAACTCCTCGCGGTCGGCGAACCACCGGCGCTCCGTCCAGCCGTCGGGTTCGACCGTCACGCGGTCGGGGATCGACTTGTTGTTCGCGAGCGTCTCCAGGCCCTCCGGGGGCCCGCCGGTGGGGCGACACTGGTAGCGCCGGGTATCGCCGTCGGCGACGACCAGCGAGTGGTCCGTGACGGAGTCGGCCTCGGCGAAGGCGGCCTCGACGGCCTCGCGGTCGGCGCCGACCGTCCGCACCAGGAACTCCGGCGGCCCCGACGGCTGGCCCTGCACCGCCTCGAACTCGACGGTCGCCGCCGGCACGCCCGCCGCCACGTCCACCAGCGGGAGCGCGTCGCCGGTCAGTCGAAACTCAGCGATCAGTCCCATGGAACCCGCGAGGGCGCCGAGCGTGTTAACCGCTCGGTCGTCGGGGCGGCCGATCCGTTCGGCCACCGGAGTGCCGGTCGATCCGTCCGACGCCTGGACCGCCGGTCCGGACGGGGTCCGGCGGTCCCGCCGCCGGACGGAACGAGTAAAATCGCCGTTTAACCCTCCAGCGGACCTTTGATACGTCGGTCCGAAGCGGGAGGTATGCGAGCGAACCTGCCCTCCCACGGCGACTCGCCGTTCGCCGACCGCAGTCCCGCCCGCCCCGCGATCCGCGAAACTCCCCGCAGCGAGGACATCCACCTGCGAAACTACGACAGCGAGTGGGGGTACGACCTCGACGTGACCGTCCGCGGGAGCGGCGACGAGCCGGCCTTCGAGTCGCGGTACTACTGCCAGCCCGGCGAGGCGATCGCCGTCGAGAACGTCCTCGCCCCCGGCGAGTACGATGTCGTCGTCGAACTCGACAACCGCCGCGCGGTGGCCGCCGAGTGCCGCGTCAGCTCCGCCCCCGACCACACGATCCGCGTCGAGGTCGGCAACGGCACCGTCAGCCTGACCGAAGGGCTGTACTGACGCCCCCGGTCGCCGCGGTCGGCGCGCCGGACCACACGCCCGCCCGACGCCGCCGTCACTCCGCGGGCTCGGTCTCGGCGACGAACAGCCCCATCGACTTCCCGATCTCCATCGGCCCGTCCGCGAGCCGCTCGGCGGCCGCCTCGGCGAACGCCTCGACCCCCTCGGGCCCCACGCTCTCCAGCGACGCCGTGTGCGCCACGAGCGGTTCCGGGTCGGGCACGCGGAGATACGTCTCGCGCTCGTGGCGGCGCATCTCGTTGAAGTGGTCGGCGAGCTGTTCGGCCCCGTTCTCCAGGGTGAACTGGCCGATGTCGGACGGTTCCCACGCCGTCGTCGCCGCGCGCAGTTCGCGTAGCGCCGCCGCGTTCGACTCGCCGTTGGCGGTCGCGTACAGCCGCCCGCCGGGTCGCAGGACGCGCCGGATCTCCGGCAGCGCGGCGTCGCGGTCGACGTGATACAGCATGTGGTTGGCGACCACGGCGTCGACGCTGTCGTCGGGCAACGGGACCGATTCGGCGGCCGCGGTCCCGAACTCGGCGGCCACCCCGGCCCCGGCGAGCGTCTCGCGGGCGTCGGCGACCATCCCGGGCGAGAAGTCGGTGAGCAGCAGGTCCCAGCCGGCGGGGACCCGGTCGGCGTTCTCCCGCCAGAGGTCGCCCGTGCCGCAGCCGACCTCCAGCACGTCGGCGTCGGCCGGGAGGTCGTAGCGGTCGAACACCCAGGGCCACCAGTCGCGGTCGGCCACCTCGTAGTTCTCGTGGAGGGCGATGCGCGCTTCGAGGTTCGCGCCGTCGGCGTACTGCTCGGCCAGCGCGGCGCGGTCGTCGGTCATGGCCGACGAGTGACACGCCACGATCAAAGCGATTTGGGTGCGTCGGGGAGCCAGCCTTCGCGTGCAGGCCGGTTACCCCCGCCCCGCGAACCCGGGGACGGCGATAGGCTCGGGCGCCCCGGGGACGAGCCGTTCGGGCACGAGCCGCGTGAGCGCGACCATCCCGGCGAGTTCGACCAGCGTCTGCGTGACGACGACCGCCGGCACGAGGGCGTACCGCGGCGGCAGCGCGAGCGCCAGCGGGAGCACGACCAGCGAGTTCCGCGTCACCGAGGCGAACACGAGCGCGCGGGCCGCGCCGGCGTCCATCCGGACGAGCCCGGCCGCGAGCCGCGCCAGGAGCGGCATCACGACGAGGAAGGCGACGTAGACCGGGACGACCGCGGCGATCTCCCCGATGGAGTCCCCGACTCGCGGGATCTGGGAGGCGATGACCACCAGGAGCGTCGCGCCCATCGCCGGCACGGGGAGCAGCCCCATCGCGTCCCCCCACTGTCGGCCCGCGTCCGAGCGGTCCGCCCACAGCTGGGTCAGCCACGCCAGCGCCAGCGGGGCCGCGATGAGCGCCAGGAACGCGTCGACGAACGGCCCCCCGCTGATGGCGCCGGCCGCCCGGCCGCCCGTGAACAGCCACAGGTACGCCGGCAACAGCAGGAACTGGACGACAAGCAGCGCCGGCGTCGTCGCGGTGACCTGCTCGGCGTCGCCCCCCGCCAGGTCGGTGAAGGCGATGACGTAGTCGACACAGGGAGTCAGCAGCACCATGAACACGCCGACGCGGACGACCGGGTCCTGCGGGAGCAGCCGGGTGAGCCCGTAGACGACGACCGGGACGACGAGGAAGTTCATCGCGAGCGCGGTCCCCACGAACCGGGCGTCGGTGAACGCCGCTCGGAACCTGGTGAAGGGGATTTCGAGGAAGGTGACGTACAGCAGCACCGCCAGCACGGGGGTGATCGCCCGCTCGAACAGCGGCGCGGCCGACGGGAGCCCGACGCCGAACCCGACCGCGAGGGCGACGCCGGCGGCGTAGACGGCGACCTGGTGGCTCTGGAGCCAGTCGCTCGCGTCCATCACGGCGAGGTTCGGGCGGCCGGGCTATACGGCTGGTGGTCCGATCGGAGATCGATGTCAGTCCGGACGCGCTACACCAGCTCCTCGACGTCGACGCCCCAGCGCTTGTCGTCGTACTCGCGGTGGCGGTCGCTGCCGAGTTCGCGCTCGATACGTCGGCGCAGCTGCTCGTTGGCCTGGCGGTCGATGTGGGCGAGTTCGTCGGCCTTCGCGACCGCCAGCGGCGGCCCCTGCTCGCCGGCCACGTCGTGGAGCACCTGCATCCGAAGCGCCCGGCGGGTCTCCGCGTCCTCGGTGAACGCGTAGGGCGCCTCGACGCGGTAACAGAGGTCGTCGCGCGGGTCGTACAGCACGAAGAAGGTGACCTCGTAGGCCTCGGGATCGAGTTCGCGGTCGATGCCGAGCGCGTCGCCGGCGGCGGCCATCACGCGGTCGGTGCCGACCCGCGAGCGGAACCAGCCCGTCGCCGTGAGGGCGTCGGTCTTCAGCTCCCCCCGGTCGTCGCGGCGGGCGAGCACCCGCCCGAAGAAGGCGTTGTCGTTGGCCCAGGGGGCGTTGGTCCTCTCGCGGACCACGCGGGTGATGGCCTTGGCGGTGCTGTTCTTGATGAACCCTATCAGGGGAACTTCGCGCTCGACGAACCGCTCGACGAGGCGGACGTAGTTCTCGACCACGTCGCGGGGTCGCTCGTCCTCGACGAGCAGATCCGCGAGTTCGGTGTCGCGTTCGGCCCACTTCAGCAGGCCCGTGGGGTACAGCGGGCCGTCGAGCACGAGGAGGTCGTCGACGATCTCGGCCTGCTGGCGGGCGTGTTCGCTCTCGGCGAGATAGAGGGCGAGCGCGTGGACGACGTTCTGCTCGTAGCGGTCGACGCGGGGGGCGTGCAG encodes the following:
- a CDS encoding endonuclease/exonuclease/phosphatase family protein, yielding MHGDAVRMLTYNVRRDVADDGQFDWAGRRDAVAGTIRFHRPDAVGLQEPLARQYSDLREALSGFEWVGDSREAGEGEGEFCPVGYRPERFERVDAGTFWLSPTPDDPGSVGWDAAYPRIATWARLRDRDRGGTLLYCNTHLDHEGERARAEGARVLRERVGELREGDEPVVVGGDFNCVAGDDPYRALVGGESREDGKSEPALVDAREASPHPPHGPDTTRTDFETLLPDRAIDHVFVAGAAVDGYGVAADVVGDGWFPSDHLPVVVDLSPWV
- a CDS encoding HD domain-containing protein, with protein sequence MSPELDALARGLAVPYYDDALPAHDGCHARRVRDLSLRLAGEWDRSPDRGVLAAAAWLHDIGRPLERVGEIDDHGEWAAAEAAPLLASEGVTAERIDAVVHCLRSHSIRPSSPDPETPAAKLLFDADKLDAAGAVGLVRLACIVGERSGRAGEKYAAIDTGSVDGADAGVPDLTLLREWARERLDALYTPPGRRRGESRWAFMQDFFDRFEAETAAPDA
- a CDS encoding DUF7113 family protein, whose protein sequence is MLLVRGHAGGTALTGTLYERGERPPTFEGAPDEGAPYVWICDEFYEVESGGQVQRIDGKERRVAFEAPTTRGFETRDAALAAAKEHVRTQFARLGLRGEDVEIEVVENPDREQPDP
- a CDS encoding ABC transporter permease encodes the protein MSDDTAGNDSVRADGGRADDAAEVRTDGGTARPAGERLSGNSFLGDFWVNFVRWNLKAVRNPFVVVGSLVQPIIFLVLFTQVFGQVATGALSGGSAGGITYETFLLPAIAMQVSLAAAAGSGIGLVNDMEEGLFEKTLVMPMSRSAMFLGKTAAEILRIVVQIAIILALGTVLGASVATGFVGAVGIVLIGILFSLWFIALSNIFAVVTKDQESTIIGANLLQFPLLFVSTAFLPLSAMPGWIQTVATFNPITYGVDAARALMLDRDVMTVIEVTRFGGIWDTLVPAVVVLLALDIVLGGIAVYLLNRASSSDVQ
- a CDS encoding ABC transporter ATP-binding protein, which encodes MRERKPRPDGGTAGNGGGGNAIEASGVEVTYADGTEAVKGIDLTVPKGEFFGFLGPNGAGKTTTIKTFATLLSPTGGSITVNGYDVRSEARRVRETIGYMAQETSVDEELTARENIRFAARAYGVPKSERADRIDELLDLVDLADVGDKRAGEFSGGMKKRLDAATALVHSPPLVFLDEPTTGLDPKARNRLWEYFERINERGTTLFLTTQYLEEADHLCDRLSVILDGEIVATGSPMELKRRVGGEILDVEVEGEAVDATGDGSAADARERAAEIARTGDVFDADADVAVTDDGISVTAERAREHGTDLLVALRDAGITVTGFNIRAPTLDDVFLAITGEELDSEDRSADSADVTGPEVTAE
- a CDS encoding helix-turn-helix domain-containing protein, whose amino-acid sequence is MGLIAEFRLTGDALPLVDVAAGVPAATVEFEAVQGQPSGPPEFLVRTVGADREAVEAAFAEADSVTDHSLVVADGDTRRYQCRPTGGPPEGLETLANNKSIPDRVTVEPDGWTERRWFADREEFDAFREFCRANDHTFRLDRLVAVDGEEAEEPGPFGAVDGDSARPPGMTEPQREALVTAHEMGYFDVPRTASTADVADELGVAPASCSERLRRAQGHLVAQFRRADTNIKPRMD
- a CDS encoding class I SAM-dependent methyltransferase, with amino-acid sequence MTDDRAALAEQYADGANLEARIALHENYEVADRDWWPWVFDRYDLPADADVLEVGCGTGDLWRENADRVPAGWDLLLTDFSPGMVADARETLAGAGVAAEFGTAAAESVPLPDDSVDAVVANHMLYHVDRDAALPEIRRVLRPGGRLYATANGESNAAALRELRAATTAWEPSDIGQFTLENGAEQLADHFNEMRRHERETYLRVPDPEPLVAHTASLESVGPEGVEAFAEAAAERLADGPMEIGKSMGLFVAETEPAE
- a CDS encoding arsenic resistance protein, whose protein sequence is MDASDWLQSHQVAVYAAGVALAVGFGVGLPSAAPLFERAITPVLAVLLYVTFLEIPFTRFRAAFTDARFVGTALAMNFLVVPVVVYGLTRLLPQDPVVRVGVFMVLLTPCVDYVIAFTDLAGGDAEQVTATTPALLVVQFLLLPAYLWLFTGGRAAGAISGGPFVDAFLALIAAPLALAWLTQLWADRSDAGRQWGDAMGLLPVPAMGATLLVVIASQIPRVGDSIGEIAAVVPVYVAFLVVMPLLARLAAGLVRMDAGAARALVFASVTRNSLVVLPLALALPPRYALVPAVVVTQTLVELAGMVALTRLVPERLVPGAPEPIAVPGFAGRG
- a CDS encoding DNA double-strand break repair nuclease NurA gives rise to the protein MTLDPVHVDGIARLAGRVSEGVDEDDHQDAAETVWAEFLDPLYRDGEAVVEPIGEQRREKVPVDDIALRESPFPTQHGLDSGTINPTTFKNGLVLDVSQAAMAAVPSDLELHRARTIVMTAHSNDDTYRIGQEDWTMHDEGYVRERALHAPRVDRYEQNVVHALALYLAESEHARQQAEIVDDLLVLDGPLYPTGLLKWAERDTELADLLVEDERPRDVVENYVRLVERFVEREVPLIGFIKNSTAKAITRVVRERTNAPWANDNAFFGRVLARRDDRGELKTDALTATGWFRSRVGTDRVMAAAGDALGIDRELDPEAYEVTFFVLYDPRDDLCYRVEAPYAFTEDAETRRALRMQVLHDVAGEQGPPLAVAKADELAHIDRQANEQLRRRIERELGSDRHREYDDKRWGVDVEELV